The following proteins come from a genomic window of Vibrio vulnificus NBRC 15645 = ATCC 27562:
- a CDS encoding nicotinate-nicotinamide nucleotide adenylyltransferase: protein MLKIAVFGSAFNPPSLGHLSVIESLSHFDLVLLEPSIAHAWGKEMLDYAVRCELLDAFIQDLTLSTAKRSNIEQELYQPGESVTTYALLTRIQEIYPEADITFVIGPDNFFKFANFYQAEEITQKWAVMACPEKVQIRSTDIRHAIDCGDDLAELTTPSVRKLLIERQLYKTIP, encoded by the coding sequence ATGTTGAAAATCGCCGTCTTTGGCAGTGCTTTTAATCCTCCTAGCCTTGGTCACCTGAGTGTGATTGAATCACTTTCCCACTTTGATTTGGTTCTTCTTGAACCTTCCATTGCACATGCATGGGGCAAAGAGATGCTTGACTACGCAGTTCGTTGTGAGCTTCTGGACGCATTTATCCAAGATCTCACGCTGTCGACAGCGAAGCGTTCCAACATTGAGCAAGAGTTATACCAGCCAGGTGAAAGTGTCACGACGTACGCCTTGCTAACACGAATTCAAGAAATCTACCCCGAGGCCGATATAACCTTTGTGATTGGCCCTGATAACTTTTTCAAGTTCGCCAATTTTTATCAAGCGGAAGAGATCACTCAGAAATGGGCGGTTATGGCTTGTCCGGAAAAAGTGCAGATTAGAAGTACAGATATACGTCATGCGATCGATTGTGGGGACGATTTGGCGGAATTAACCACACCATCCGTAAGAAAATTATTGATAGAACGGCAGTTATATAAGACAATTCCGTAG
- the nadE gene encoding ammonia-dependent NAD(+) synthetase, protein MEQLIRDEMRVLPAIDPHFEIERRVAFIKKKLVESGCKSLVLGISGGVDSTTCGRLAQVAVDQLNQESNSNDYQFVAVRLPYGEQKDEDEAQLALSFIQPTHSVSVNIKAGVDGLHAASHVALEGTGLIPQDAAKVDFVKGNVKARARMVAQYEIAGYVGGLVLGTDHSAENITGFYTKFGDGACDLAPLFGLSKRQVRLVAETLGAPELLVKKVPTADLEELAPQKADEDALNLTYEQIDDFLEGKPVSEAVSARLVSIYKATQHKRQPIPTIYD, encoded by the coding sequence ATGGAACAACTCATCCGCGATGAAATGCGTGTGCTTCCAGCCATTGATCCGCATTTCGAAATTGAGCGTCGTGTCGCTTTCATCAAAAAGAAGCTGGTTGAATCTGGTTGTAAATCGCTTGTCCTTGGTATCAGCGGTGGCGTCGATTCAACCACTTGTGGCCGTCTCGCTCAGGTTGCTGTGGATCAACTCAACCAAGAATCAAACAGCAATGACTATCAGTTTGTCGCAGTGCGTTTGCCCTATGGCGAACAAAAAGACGAAGACGAAGCGCAACTTGCTCTATCGTTTATCCAACCAACGCATTCTGTTTCCGTCAACATTAAAGCCGGTGTCGATGGCTTACATGCAGCTTCTCATGTTGCGTTAGAGGGGACTGGTCTTATCCCACAAGACGCAGCCAAAGTCGACTTCGTTAAAGGTAACGTCAAAGCACGCGCTCGCATGGTGGCTCAGTATGAAATTGCTGGTTATGTGGGTGGCCTGGTACTCGGTACCGACCATTCTGCAGAAAACATCACGGGTTTTTACACTAAGTTCGGTGACGGGGCTTGTGACTTAGCTCCACTGTTTGGTTTGAGTAAACGTCAGGTTCGTCTTGTCGCAGAAACACTTGGAGCACCGGAACTTTTGGTTAAAAAGGTACCAACGGCAGACCTAGAAGAGCTGGCACCACAAAAAGCCGATGAAGATGCGCTTAATCTGACCTACGAACAGATTGATGATTTCTTGGAAGGCAAACCCGTCTCTGAAGCCGTCAGTGCACGTCTAGTGAGTATTTACAAAGCCACGCAACACAAACGCCAACCTATTCCTACTATCTACGATTAA
- a CDS encoding 1-acyl-sn-glycerol-3-phosphate acyltransferase, with translation MTDNIDPYLEIRPYNDEEISAALDRLVQDDEFISAILQHRYANSSSWFRGLVAPFLKFYLKRKWNKLDSVEAIQLVVKKYLEQTLKTTTDGVNYTGLEKLDKDSAYLFICNHRDIAMDPALVNYGLFKHGHKTVRIAIGDNLLKKPCATELMKLNKSFIVKRSVKAPREMMKVLGQLSSYIKHSLDTGNSIWIAQKEGRAKDGNDFTDPAILKMFHVEGRKQKIDFAEYMKSLRIVPVSISYENDPCDIAKARELYEKATNGRYEKGEFEDIESIIQGIVGYKGRVQVAFGDVIVDDFATPEALAEEIDRQIHEHYHLFPINKLAAGLEDDSITDAVRASLTEKLLQLPEGAQKYLVASYANPCNNK, from the coding sequence ATGACAGACAACATTGACCCATATTTAGAAATTCGTCCTTATAACGACGAAGAGATTTCTGCAGCACTCGACCGTTTAGTGCAAGATGATGAATTCATTAGCGCTATTTTGCAGCACCGCTATGCCAATAGTTCGTCTTGGTTTAGAGGTTTAGTGGCGCCATTTCTGAAGTTCTATCTGAAAAGAAAATGGAACAAGCTTGATTCCGTTGAAGCAATACAGTTAGTTGTAAAGAAGTATCTAGAACAGACGCTGAAGACAACCACTGATGGCGTGAATTACACCGGGTTAGAAAAGCTGGATAAAGACAGCGCCTATTTGTTTATCTGCAACCACCGTGACATTGCGATGGACCCTGCTTTGGTGAACTATGGTTTGTTTAAGCATGGCCATAAAACGGTGCGCATTGCGATTGGTGACAACCTACTGAAAAAGCCTTGTGCCACTGAGCTGATGAAGCTGAACAAGAGTTTTATTGTCAAACGTTCCGTCAAAGCGCCACGCGAAATGATGAAAGTGCTGGGTCAGTTGTCGTCTTATATCAAGCATTCCCTTGATACGGGCAATTCCATTTGGATTGCACAAAAAGAGGGCCGAGCGAAGGATGGTAATGATTTCACCGATCCTGCGATTTTGAAAATGTTTCATGTCGAAGGGCGCAAGCAGAAAATCGATTTTGCTGAATACATGAAGTCATTGAGAATTGTGCCAGTGTCGATTTCTTATGAGAACGATCCCTGCGATATCGCAAAAGCGAGAGAGCTGTACGAAAAGGCGACCAATGGCCGTTATGAAAAAGGTGAGTTTGAAGACATCGAAAGCATAATTCAGGGCATCGTTGGATACAAAGGGCGTGTTCAAGTGGCCTTTGGTGATGTCATCGTGGATGACTTTGCTACACCAGAAGCATTAGCCGAAGAGATCGACCGTCAGATACATGAACATTACCATCTATTCCCCATCAATAAGTTGGCGGCAGGTTTGGAAGATGACTCGATTACCGACGCGGTGCGAGCTTCGCTTACAGAGAAGCTTCTGCAGCTGCCTGAAGGCGCGCAGAAGTACTTAGTGGCGAGTTATGCTAACCCTTGTAATAACAAGTAG
- the pyrC gene encoding dihydroorotase, whose translation MTTLTITRPDDWHVHLRDGEVLADTVRDISRYNGRALIMPNTVPPVTTTEMALAYRDRIQAHNQTEQFSPLMSLYLTDNTTADEVRKAKASGAVVAAKLYPAGATTNSDSGVTDVKKIYPVLQAMQEVGMLLLVHGEVTTHDVDIFDREKTFLDNVLTPIVQDFPDLKIVLEHITTSDAVVFVKNANENVAATITAHHLLYNRNHMLVGGIKPHFYCLPILKRNTHQLALISAATSGNKKFFLGTDSAPHAKGAKESACGCAGSYTAHAAVELYAEVFEQAGKLENLEAFASHNGPDFYGLPRNQDTITLVKDAWPVPASMPFGGDIVVPIRAGESMEWKVK comes from the coding sequence ATGACAACACTTACTATTACTCGTCCTGATGATTGGCACGTACACTTGCGCGATGGCGAAGTTTTGGCAGATACCGTTCGCGATATCAGCCGTTACAATGGCCGCGCACTCATCATGCCAAACACTGTCCCACCCGTCACCACGACTGAAATGGCGCTTGCCTACCGCGATCGCATTCAAGCACATAACCAAACGGAACAATTTTCTCCGCTTATGTCACTGTATTTGACTGACAACACCACAGCGGATGAAGTACGCAAAGCCAAGGCCAGTGGTGCTGTAGTCGCAGCAAAACTGTACCCAGCGGGTGCAACAACTAACTCCGACTCTGGCGTGACGGATGTGAAGAAAATTTATCCTGTCCTTCAAGCCATGCAAGAAGTGGGCATGTTGTTGCTGGTACACGGAGAAGTGACCACGCACGATGTGGACATCTTTGATCGCGAGAAAACCTTTTTAGACAATGTTTTGACGCCGATTGTTCAAGACTTCCCTGATTTGAAAATTGTCCTCGAACACATCACCACCTCAGATGCGGTTGTGTTTGTGAAAAATGCCAATGAAAACGTTGCAGCAACCATTACCGCTCATCACCTGTTGTACAACCGCAATCACATGTTAGTGGGCGGCATCAAGCCCCACTTCTACTGCTTGCCAATTCTTAAGCGCAACACCCACCAGCTTGCGTTGATCTCTGCTGCGACGAGTGGCAACAAGAAGTTCTTTTTGGGCACAGACTCTGCGCCACACGCCAAAGGCGCAAAAGAATCCGCTTGTGGTTGCGCGGGCTCTTACACGGCTCACGCCGCTGTGGAACTGTATGCAGAAGTGTTTGAGCAAGCGGGCAAGTTGGAAAATCTCGAAGCGTTTGCCAGCCATAACGGCCCAGATTTTTACGGCTTGCCTCGTAACCAAGACACGATCACGTTGGTAAAAGACGCATGGCCTGTTCCTGCTTCAATGCCATTTGGTGGTGATATTGTGGTGCCAATTCGCGCTGGTGAAAGCATGGAGTGGAAGGTTAAGTAA
- a CDS encoding hybrid-cluster NAD(P)-dependent oxidoreductase yields the protein MSSATLQQINVYPVKSVGGIALTSAWVEKQGLAFDRRFMVATALGDMVTARKYPQMVTIRSALVADGIVFTYPDKPALMLKYQDFKRQETPAQVWKDNFTAYTTTDEADDWFSDILGIRVELLFSGEQSNRVREKLGHNVSFADGYPLLVISDASLKELNRRSPETHSMDQFRTNLVVSNCEAFAEDGWKKIRIGEVIFEAVKPCERCILTTVDVEKGQFRANKEPLNTLLTFRANEQGGVFFGQNLVALNEGMIQVGDRVEVLEVKGKEVYPDSACHDIRLACVEKETIARDFVTFWLEPEHGQLPAYLPGQHLPVEITVDGDTVSRRYTLSSSPSRPGRYAISVKRIDGGRVSNWLIDHLEVGDELFAQSPQGQFHIQENKHQPLLLLSAGSGVTPMLSMLRYLADHDLVEDVVFYHQCRSVEDIPCKEELDALKSRYPGLTVKISLTQAPIDWFGLKGRLSLSHLKQIKEVESRQVFVCGPDGFMQKAKNLLLKKGLPESHYHQEAFGVSTSPNSERKTVELEFNGETFTADNQQTLLEHVENHGLTIAHSCRAGFCGACKVNVISGQVHQPEVPALTEQEKREGKALACCCVPLTDVRFQSL from the coding sequence ATGTCGTCAGCCACATTACAACAGATTAATGTTTATCCAGTGAAATCCGTTGGAGGAATCGCTTTAACGTCCGCTTGGGTAGAAAAACAAGGGCTTGCTTTCGATCGCCGATTTATGGTCGCGACCGCGCTAGGTGACATGGTCACTGCGCGTAAATATCCTCAAATGGTGACGATACGCTCCGCTTTGGTTGCTGATGGGATTGTTTTTACGTACCCAGACAAACCCGCCCTGATGCTGAAGTATCAAGACTTCAAGCGACAAGAAACACCGGCGCAAGTGTGGAAAGACAATTTCACCGCTTACACCACTACTGATGAAGCGGACGATTGGTTTAGCGATATCCTGGGGATCCGCGTTGAGCTGCTGTTCTCTGGGGAGCAATCGAATCGAGTCCGTGAGAAGCTCGGACACAATGTCAGTTTTGCGGATGGTTACCCACTGTTAGTCATTAGCGATGCGTCACTAAAAGAACTCAATCGACGCAGCCCGGAAACGCATTCGATGGATCAGTTTCGCACCAACCTAGTGGTGAGCAACTGCGAAGCATTTGCCGAAGATGGATGGAAAAAAATTCGCATTGGTGAGGTGATATTTGAAGCGGTGAAGCCCTGTGAGCGCTGTATTCTCACCACGGTCGATGTAGAGAAAGGGCAGTTTCGCGCCAATAAAGAACCACTGAACACCCTATTGACGTTTCGCGCCAATGAGCAAGGTGGCGTCTTTTTCGGACAAAATTTAGTGGCACTGAACGAAGGGATGATCCAAGTGGGAGACCGAGTTGAGGTGTTGGAAGTGAAAGGGAAAGAAGTCTATCCGGACAGTGCTTGTCACGACATTCGCCTTGCCTGCGTCGAAAAAGAGACCATTGCACGGGATTTCGTCACGTTTTGGCTCGAACCAGAACACGGGCAGCTACCTGCGTATTTGCCAGGGCAGCATTTGCCAGTAGAAATCACCGTTGATGGTGATACCGTCTCACGTCGTTATACCTTATCGTCGAGCCCTTCTCGGCCAGGAAGGTACGCCATTTCCGTCAAACGTATTGACGGTGGACGAGTGTCAAATTGGCTGATTGATCATCTTGAGGTAGGTGATGAGCTGTTTGCACAATCCCCACAAGGGCAGTTCCATATTCAAGAGAACAAACATCAACCTTTGCTGCTGCTCTCCGCGGGTAGCGGCGTAACGCCAATGTTGTCGATGTTACGCTATCTTGCGGATCATGATCTTGTTGAGGATGTGGTGTTCTATCACCAATGTCGTTCCGTTGAAGATATCCCCTGTAAAGAGGAGCTTGATGCGCTGAAATCACGCTATCCTGGGCTCACGGTTAAAATCTCGCTCACTCAAGCACCGATCGATTGGTTTGGTCTCAAAGGGCGCTTGAGTTTATCGCATCTTAAACAGATCAAGGAGGTGGAATCTCGTCAGGTTTTTGTGTGCGGCCCCGATGGCTTTATGCAAAAAGCGAAGAATCTATTGCTGAAAAAAGGGCTGCCTGAAAGCCATTATCATCAAGAAGCGTTTGGTGTTTCGACGTCGCCTAACAGTGAGCGCAAAACGGTTGAGCTGGAATTTAATGGTGAGACGTTTACGGCTGATAATCAGCAAACCTTACTGGAACACGTTGAAAATCATGGTTTGACGATCGCGCATAGCTGTCGAGCCGGTTTTTGTGGGGCGTGCAAGGTGAACGTCATCAGTGGGCAAGTGCATCAGCCTGAGGTTCCTGCGTTGACTGAGCAAGAGAAACGCGAGGGCAAAGCGCTAGCATGTTGTTGCGTGCCTCTAACGGATGTTCGTTTTCAATCTCTGTAG